From one Lycium ferocissimum isolate CSIRO_LF1 chromosome 5, AGI_CSIRO_Lferr_CH_V1, whole genome shotgun sequence genomic stretch:
- the LOC132056236 gene encoding dual specificity protein kinase YAK1 homolog isoform X4, whose protein sequence is MISKLQLVVRLTKDIVETYRICNPQFNYSEELNPKRFLTSPSVGVLNDGHDNANSDLILSVNLELVNLDTKRRYVVKDMLGHGTFGQVAKCSVDETNTFLAVKVIKNQPAYYQQALVEVSILTTLNKKYDPDDKHHIVRIYDYFVYQRHLCIAFELLDTNLYELIKLNHFRGLSLSIVQLFSKQILRGLALMKDAGIIHCDLKPENILLCTSVKPAEVKIIDFGSACMEDRTVYSYIQSRYYRSPEVLLGYQYTTAIDMWSFGCIVAELFLGLPLFPGASEFDLLRRMIKILGGQPPDYILKEAKNTGKFFKFVGNINQEECGPGPMSRSSVYQALTEEEYEARESKKPVIGKEYFNHMNLEAIIRKYPYKKTLAAEDSIKESQIRLALIDFLRGLVEFDPAKRWSPMQASKHPFVTGEPFTCPYRPAPETPRLSVSQNVKVDHHPAGGHWFAAGLSPNISGRNRVGVQSSPHYHQAMQYSHVGSYGSLGSHGSYHDGAALGSSYGSYGDSSNLHAFYSPAGPSGMHLYAQNGVSILGSSPDTRRFKQLPHGNGLGVSPGNFIPMSLGTSPSQFTPPSMYSQISAGSPGNYGPSSPSRSSVHGSPLGKMAAGSQYNRRKGWGYHGSYQSQEISSSSHWQGQVADGNNSSQANSPVFGHLHSNSNPRQQGSSSVNVGYSNNAHNITSSSMPGGHMQFQRTQGVLDKPEASNSLPDPGDWDPNYSEELLLQEDSPEMSNLTSEFSKGMHLGQSVVSQEPFTGVRRPNHISNLNPSMSQRPTGQTQAFLPGEVGSPPSGHHELHGAYMHTMANPSYLMPHFAQGSPSRLGQQPPLHRFSQGRTTAVHYNESHAKPQSSHSSYNTDAPLSAPRNGASWGKDSLVSLF, encoded by the exons ATGATCTCAAAACTGCAGTTGGTGGTAAGGTTAACTAAAGATATTGTTGAGACATACCGCATCTGCAATCCTCAATTCAATTACTCTGAAGAATTGAATCCAAAGAGATTCCTGACGTCCCCATCGGTTGGCGTGTTGAACGATGGCCACGATAATGCAAACTCAGACCTCATTCTTTCTGTCAATCTTGAGTTGGTTAATTTGGATACAAAGAGAAG GTATGTAGTCAAGGACATGCTTGGTCATGGAACTTTTGGTCAGGTTGCTAAGTGCTCGGTTGATGAAACAAATACATTTCTTGCTGTTAAGGTCATCAAGAATCAACCAGCTTATTATCAACAAGCACTTGTTGAAGTTTCTATCCTGACAACA ttAAATAAGAAGTATGATCCTGATGATAAGCACCATATTGTCCGGATCTATGATTACTTTGTATATCAACGTCACTTGTGCATTGCTTTTGAACTGCTTGACACAAATCT GTATGAGCTTATAAAGTTAAACCATTTTAGAGGATTGTCATTGAGCATTGTCCAGTTGTTTTCGAAGCAG ATATTGCGTGGATTAGCACTTATGAAAGATGCTGGTATAATTCACTGCGATCTGAAGCCTGAGAACATTCTTTTATGCACAAG TGTGAAGCCAGCTGAAGTAAAAATTATAGACTTTGGATCAGCATGCATGGAGGATCGTACTGTTTACTCGTATATCCAG AGTCGGTACTATCGGTCACCTGAAGTCCTCCTTGGATATCA ATATACCACTGCTATTGACATGTGGTCATTTGGGTGTATAGTTGCTGAATTATTTCTAGGACTTCCGCTGTTCCCAGGAGCTTCAGAATTTGATCTTCTGAGGAGAATGATAAAGATACTTGG GGGGCAACCCCCTGATTACATACTGAAGGAAGCCAAAAATACCGGCAAGTTCTTCAAGTTTGTTGGGAACATTAATCAAGAAGAGTGTGGACCAGGTCCAATGAGCAGATCTAGTGTTTATCAAGCTTTGAcagaagaagaatatgaagcT AGAGAGTCAAAAAAGCCAGTAATTGGGAAGGAGTATTTCAATCACATGAACCTTGAGGCAATCATCAGAAAATATCCTTACAAGAAGACTCTGGCAGCGGAAGATAGTATTAAAG AGAGTCAAATACGATTAGCACTAATAGATTTCTTGAGGGGGCTTGTTGAGTTTGATCCAGCTAAGCGATGGTCACCTATGCAG GCATCAAAGCATCCTTTTGTGACTGGGGAGCCTTTCACGTGTCCTTATAGACCTGCACCGGAGACACCTCGACTG tCCGTTTCTCAGAATGTTAAGGTGGATCATCACCCAGCTGGAGGCCATTGGTTTGCTGCTGGTCTATCTCCTAAT ATTTCTGGCAGGAATCGAGTTGGAGTGCAGAGCAGCCCTCATTATCATCAGGCCATGCAATATTCACATGTAGGTAGCTATGGTAGCCTAGGAAGTCATGGTAGCTACCACGATGGTGCTGCGCTTGGTAGTAGTTATGGAAGTTATGGTGATAGCAGTAATCTTCATGCATTTTATTCGCCTGCGGGTCCCTCAGGGATGCATCTGTATGCACAGAATGGTGTATCAATTCTTGGGAGCAGTCCAGACACCAGGAGATTCAAGCAGCTCCCGCATGGGAATGGGCTTGGTGTCAGCCCAGGAAATTTTATTCCTATGTCTCTTGGAACGAGCCCTTCACAGTTCACTCCTCCTAGCATGTATAGTCAGATCTCCGCTGGTTCTCCAGGAAATTATGGTCCTTCGTCACCATCGAGGAGTAGTGTTCATGGATCACCTTTAGGGAAGATGGCAGCAGGTAGCCAGTATAATAGAAGAAAAGGGTGGGGATATCATGGTAGCTATCAGTCTCAAGAAATATCATCATCCTCTCACTGGCAAGGGCAGGTTGCAGATGGCAACAATTCTAGCCAAGCCAATTCTCCGGTTTTTGGTCATCTACACAGTAACTCAAACCCCAGACAGCAAGGATCAAGCAGCGTGAATGTTGGTTACTCTAATAATGCGCATAATATTACGAGTTCATCAATGCCAGGTGGGCATATGCAATTCCAGAGAACCCAGGGTGTTCTTGATAAACCTGAGGCTAGTAACTCATTGCCTGATCCAGGCGATTGGGATCCCAATTATAG TGAAGAACTGCTTCTGCAAGAAGATAGCCCAGAAATGAGCAACTTAACAAGTGAATTCTCCAAGGGGATGCATCTTGGTCAATCTGTCGTCTCTCAAGAACCATTTACTGGAGTGAGAAGACCAAACCACATCTCTAATCTGAATCCCAGTATGTCTCAGAG ACCTACAGGGCAAACTCAAGCATTTTTACCGGGAGAGGTAGGAAGCCCTCCTTCAGGTCATCATGAGCTGCATGGTGCATATATGCACACCATGGCAAATCCATCATATTTGATGCCTCATTTTGCACAAGGTTCCCCAAGCCGCTTAGGACAGCAGCCACCTCTTCACCGATTTAGCCAGGGGAGAACAACGGCTGTTCATTACAATGAAAGTCATGCGAAGCCGCAGTCATCTCATTCTTCGTATAATACGGATGCTCCACTTTCTGCTCCAAGGAATGGTGCATCATGGGGTAAAGATTCACTAGTCTCTCT GTTTTGA
- the LOC132056236 gene encoding dual specificity protein kinase YAK1 homolog isoform X2: MISKLQLVVRLTKDIVETYRICNPQFNYSEELNPKRFLTSPSVGVLNDGHDNANSDLILSVNLELVNLDTKRRYVVKDMLGHGTFGQVAKCSVDETNTFLAVKVIKNQPAYYQQALVEVSILTTLNKKYDPDDKHHIVRIYDYFVYQRHLCIAFELLDTNLYELIKLNHFRGLSLSIVQLFSKQILRGLALMKDAGIIHCDLKPENILLCTSVKPAEVKIIDFGSACMEDRTVYSYIQSRYYRSPEVLLGYQYTTAIDMWSFGCIVAELFLGLPLFPGASEFDLLRRMIKILGGQPPDYILKEAKNTGKFFKFVGNINQEECGPGPMSRSSVYQALTEEEYEARESKKPVIGKEYFNHMNLEAIIRKYPYKKTLAAEDSIKESQIRLALIDFLRGLVEFDPAKRWSPMQASKHPFVTGEPFTCPYRPAPETPRLSVSQNVKVDHHPAGGHWFAAGLSPNISGRNRVGVQSSPHYHQAMQYSHVGSYGSLGSHGSYHDGAALGSSYGSYGDSSNLHAFYSPAGPSGMHLYAQNGVSILGSSPDTRRFKQLPHGNGLGVSPGNFIPMSLGTSPSQFTPPSMYSQISAGSPGNYGPSSPSRSSVHGSPLGKMAAGSQYNRRKGWGYHGSYQSQEISSSSHWQGQVADGNNSSQANSPVFGHLHSNSNPRQQGSSSVNVGYSNNAHNITSSSMPGGHMQFQRTQGVLDKPEASNSLPDPGDWDPNYSEELLLQEDSPEMSNLTSEFSKGMHLGQSVVSQEPFTGVRRPNHISNLNPSMSQRPTGQTQAFLPGEVGSPPSGHHELHGAYMHTMANPSYLMPHFAQGSPSRLGQQPPLHRFSQGRTTAVHYNESHAKPQSSHSSYNTDAPLSAPRNGASWGFDMFPSTTFVLL; this comes from the exons ATGATCTCAAAACTGCAGTTGGTGGTAAGGTTAACTAAAGATATTGTTGAGACATACCGCATCTGCAATCCTCAATTCAATTACTCTGAAGAATTGAATCCAAAGAGATTCCTGACGTCCCCATCGGTTGGCGTGTTGAACGATGGCCACGATAATGCAAACTCAGACCTCATTCTTTCTGTCAATCTTGAGTTGGTTAATTTGGATACAAAGAGAAG GTATGTAGTCAAGGACATGCTTGGTCATGGAACTTTTGGTCAGGTTGCTAAGTGCTCGGTTGATGAAACAAATACATTTCTTGCTGTTAAGGTCATCAAGAATCAACCAGCTTATTATCAACAAGCACTTGTTGAAGTTTCTATCCTGACAACA ttAAATAAGAAGTATGATCCTGATGATAAGCACCATATTGTCCGGATCTATGATTACTTTGTATATCAACGTCACTTGTGCATTGCTTTTGAACTGCTTGACACAAATCT GTATGAGCTTATAAAGTTAAACCATTTTAGAGGATTGTCATTGAGCATTGTCCAGTTGTTTTCGAAGCAG ATATTGCGTGGATTAGCACTTATGAAAGATGCTGGTATAATTCACTGCGATCTGAAGCCTGAGAACATTCTTTTATGCACAAG TGTGAAGCCAGCTGAAGTAAAAATTATAGACTTTGGATCAGCATGCATGGAGGATCGTACTGTTTACTCGTATATCCAG AGTCGGTACTATCGGTCACCTGAAGTCCTCCTTGGATATCA ATATACCACTGCTATTGACATGTGGTCATTTGGGTGTATAGTTGCTGAATTATTTCTAGGACTTCCGCTGTTCCCAGGAGCTTCAGAATTTGATCTTCTGAGGAGAATGATAAAGATACTTGG GGGGCAACCCCCTGATTACATACTGAAGGAAGCCAAAAATACCGGCAAGTTCTTCAAGTTTGTTGGGAACATTAATCAAGAAGAGTGTGGACCAGGTCCAATGAGCAGATCTAGTGTTTATCAAGCTTTGAcagaagaagaatatgaagcT AGAGAGTCAAAAAAGCCAGTAATTGGGAAGGAGTATTTCAATCACATGAACCTTGAGGCAATCATCAGAAAATATCCTTACAAGAAGACTCTGGCAGCGGAAGATAGTATTAAAG AGAGTCAAATACGATTAGCACTAATAGATTTCTTGAGGGGGCTTGTTGAGTTTGATCCAGCTAAGCGATGGTCACCTATGCAG GCATCAAAGCATCCTTTTGTGACTGGGGAGCCTTTCACGTGTCCTTATAGACCTGCACCGGAGACACCTCGACTG tCCGTTTCTCAGAATGTTAAGGTGGATCATCACCCAGCTGGAGGCCATTGGTTTGCTGCTGGTCTATCTCCTAAT ATTTCTGGCAGGAATCGAGTTGGAGTGCAGAGCAGCCCTCATTATCATCAGGCCATGCAATATTCACATGTAGGTAGCTATGGTAGCCTAGGAAGTCATGGTAGCTACCACGATGGTGCTGCGCTTGGTAGTAGTTATGGAAGTTATGGTGATAGCAGTAATCTTCATGCATTTTATTCGCCTGCGGGTCCCTCAGGGATGCATCTGTATGCACAGAATGGTGTATCAATTCTTGGGAGCAGTCCAGACACCAGGAGATTCAAGCAGCTCCCGCATGGGAATGGGCTTGGTGTCAGCCCAGGAAATTTTATTCCTATGTCTCTTGGAACGAGCCCTTCACAGTTCACTCCTCCTAGCATGTATAGTCAGATCTCCGCTGGTTCTCCAGGAAATTATGGTCCTTCGTCACCATCGAGGAGTAGTGTTCATGGATCACCTTTAGGGAAGATGGCAGCAGGTAGCCAGTATAATAGAAGAAAAGGGTGGGGATATCATGGTAGCTATCAGTCTCAAGAAATATCATCATCCTCTCACTGGCAAGGGCAGGTTGCAGATGGCAACAATTCTAGCCAAGCCAATTCTCCGGTTTTTGGTCATCTACACAGTAACTCAAACCCCAGACAGCAAGGATCAAGCAGCGTGAATGTTGGTTACTCTAATAATGCGCATAATATTACGAGTTCATCAATGCCAGGTGGGCATATGCAATTCCAGAGAACCCAGGGTGTTCTTGATAAACCTGAGGCTAGTAACTCATTGCCTGATCCAGGCGATTGGGATCCCAATTATAG TGAAGAACTGCTTCTGCAAGAAGATAGCCCAGAAATGAGCAACTTAACAAGTGAATTCTCCAAGGGGATGCATCTTGGTCAATCTGTCGTCTCTCAAGAACCATTTACTGGAGTGAGAAGACCAAACCACATCTCTAATCTGAATCCCAGTATGTCTCAGAG ACCTACAGGGCAAACTCAAGCATTTTTACCGGGAGAGGTAGGAAGCCCTCCTTCAGGTCATCATGAGCTGCATGGTGCATATATGCACACCATGGCAAATCCATCATATTTGATGCCTCATTTTGCACAAGGTTCCCCAAGCCGCTTAGGACAGCAGCCACCTCTTCACCGATTTAGCCAGGGGAGAACAACGGCTGTTCATTACAATGAAAGTCATGCGAAGCCGCAGTCATCTCATTCTTCGTATAATACGGATGCTCCACTTTCTGCTCCAAGGAATGGTGCATCATGGG GTTTTGATATGTTTCCATCCACAACCTTTGTGCTGTTGTAG
- the LOC132056236 gene encoding dual specificity protein kinase YAK1 homolog isoform X1 encodes MISKLQLVVRLTKDIVETYRICNPQFNYSEELNPKRFLTSPSVGVLNDGHDNANSDLILSVNLELVNLDTKRRYVVKDMLGHGTFGQVAKCSVDETNTFLAVKVIKNQPAYYQQALVEVSILTTLNKKYDPDDKHHIVRIYDYFVYQRHLCIAFELLDTNLYELIKLNHFRGLSLSIVQLFSKQILRGLALMKDAGIIHCDLKPENILLCTSVKPAEVKIIDFGSACMEDRTVYSYIQSRYYRSPEVLLGYQYTTAIDMWSFGCIVAELFLGLPLFPGASEFDLLRRMIKILGGQPPDYILKEAKNTGKFFKFVGNINQEECGPGPMSRSSVYQALTEEEYEARESKKPVIGKEYFNHMNLEAIIRKYPYKKTLAAEDSIKESQIRLALIDFLRGLVEFDPAKRWSPMQASKHPFVTGEPFTCPYRPAPETPRLSVSQNVKVDHHPAGGHWFAAGLSPNISGRNRVGVQSSPHYHQAMQYSHVGSYGSLGSHGSYHDGAALGSSYGSYGDSSNLHAFYSPAGPSGMHLYAQNGVSILGSSPDTRRFKQLPHGNGLGVSPGNFIPMSLGTSPSQFTPPSMYSQISAGSPGNYGPSSPSRSSVHGSPLGKMAAGSQYNRRKGWGYHGSYQSQEISSSSHWQGQVADGNNSSQANSPVFGHLHSNSNPRQQGSSSVNVGYSNNAHNITSSSMPGGHMQFQRTQGVLDKPEASNSLPDPGDWDPNYSEELLLQEDSPEMSNLTSEFSKGMHLGQSVVSQEPFTGVRRPNHISNLNPSMSQRPTGQTQAFLPGEVGSPPSGHHELHGAYMHTMANPSYLMPHFAQGSPSRLGQQPPLHRFSQGRTTAVHYNESHAKPQSSHSSYNTDAPLSAPRNGASWGRRGSNPVPNIPPTSRTRKDYKRIA; translated from the exons ATGATCTCAAAACTGCAGTTGGTGGTAAGGTTAACTAAAGATATTGTTGAGACATACCGCATCTGCAATCCTCAATTCAATTACTCTGAAGAATTGAATCCAAAGAGATTCCTGACGTCCCCATCGGTTGGCGTGTTGAACGATGGCCACGATAATGCAAACTCAGACCTCATTCTTTCTGTCAATCTTGAGTTGGTTAATTTGGATACAAAGAGAAG GTATGTAGTCAAGGACATGCTTGGTCATGGAACTTTTGGTCAGGTTGCTAAGTGCTCGGTTGATGAAACAAATACATTTCTTGCTGTTAAGGTCATCAAGAATCAACCAGCTTATTATCAACAAGCACTTGTTGAAGTTTCTATCCTGACAACA ttAAATAAGAAGTATGATCCTGATGATAAGCACCATATTGTCCGGATCTATGATTACTTTGTATATCAACGTCACTTGTGCATTGCTTTTGAACTGCTTGACACAAATCT GTATGAGCTTATAAAGTTAAACCATTTTAGAGGATTGTCATTGAGCATTGTCCAGTTGTTTTCGAAGCAG ATATTGCGTGGATTAGCACTTATGAAAGATGCTGGTATAATTCACTGCGATCTGAAGCCTGAGAACATTCTTTTATGCACAAG TGTGAAGCCAGCTGAAGTAAAAATTATAGACTTTGGATCAGCATGCATGGAGGATCGTACTGTTTACTCGTATATCCAG AGTCGGTACTATCGGTCACCTGAAGTCCTCCTTGGATATCA ATATACCACTGCTATTGACATGTGGTCATTTGGGTGTATAGTTGCTGAATTATTTCTAGGACTTCCGCTGTTCCCAGGAGCTTCAGAATTTGATCTTCTGAGGAGAATGATAAAGATACTTGG GGGGCAACCCCCTGATTACATACTGAAGGAAGCCAAAAATACCGGCAAGTTCTTCAAGTTTGTTGGGAACATTAATCAAGAAGAGTGTGGACCAGGTCCAATGAGCAGATCTAGTGTTTATCAAGCTTTGAcagaagaagaatatgaagcT AGAGAGTCAAAAAAGCCAGTAATTGGGAAGGAGTATTTCAATCACATGAACCTTGAGGCAATCATCAGAAAATATCCTTACAAGAAGACTCTGGCAGCGGAAGATAGTATTAAAG AGAGTCAAATACGATTAGCACTAATAGATTTCTTGAGGGGGCTTGTTGAGTTTGATCCAGCTAAGCGATGGTCACCTATGCAG GCATCAAAGCATCCTTTTGTGACTGGGGAGCCTTTCACGTGTCCTTATAGACCTGCACCGGAGACACCTCGACTG tCCGTTTCTCAGAATGTTAAGGTGGATCATCACCCAGCTGGAGGCCATTGGTTTGCTGCTGGTCTATCTCCTAAT ATTTCTGGCAGGAATCGAGTTGGAGTGCAGAGCAGCCCTCATTATCATCAGGCCATGCAATATTCACATGTAGGTAGCTATGGTAGCCTAGGAAGTCATGGTAGCTACCACGATGGTGCTGCGCTTGGTAGTAGTTATGGAAGTTATGGTGATAGCAGTAATCTTCATGCATTTTATTCGCCTGCGGGTCCCTCAGGGATGCATCTGTATGCACAGAATGGTGTATCAATTCTTGGGAGCAGTCCAGACACCAGGAGATTCAAGCAGCTCCCGCATGGGAATGGGCTTGGTGTCAGCCCAGGAAATTTTATTCCTATGTCTCTTGGAACGAGCCCTTCACAGTTCACTCCTCCTAGCATGTATAGTCAGATCTCCGCTGGTTCTCCAGGAAATTATGGTCCTTCGTCACCATCGAGGAGTAGTGTTCATGGATCACCTTTAGGGAAGATGGCAGCAGGTAGCCAGTATAATAGAAGAAAAGGGTGGGGATATCATGGTAGCTATCAGTCTCAAGAAATATCATCATCCTCTCACTGGCAAGGGCAGGTTGCAGATGGCAACAATTCTAGCCAAGCCAATTCTCCGGTTTTTGGTCATCTACACAGTAACTCAAACCCCAGACAGCAAGGATCAAGCAGCGTGAATGTTGGTTACTCTAATAATGCGCATAATATTACGAGTTCATCAATGCCAGGTGGGCATATGCAATTCCAGAGAACCCAGGGTGTTCTTGATAAACCTGAGGCTAGTAACTCATTGCCTGATCCAGGCGATTGGGATCCCAATTATAG TGAAGAACTGCTTCTGCAAGAAGATAGCCCAGAAATGAGCAACTTAACAAGTGAATTCTCCAAGGGGATGCATCTTGGTCAATCTGTCGTCTCTCAAGAACCATTTACTGGAGTGAGAAGACCAAACCACATCTCTAATCTGAATCCCAGTATGTCTCAGAG ACCTACAGGGCAAACTCAAGCATTTTTACCGGGAGAGGTAGGAAGCCCTCCTTCAGGTCATCATGAGCTGCATGGTGCATATATGCACACCATGGCAAATCCATCATATTTGATGCCTCATTTTGCACAAGGTTCCCCAAGCCGCTTAGGACAGCAGCCACCTCTTCACCGATTTAGCCAGGGGAGAACAACGGCTGTTCATTACAATGAAAGTCATGCGAAGCCGCAGTCATCTCATTCTTCGTATAATACGGATGCTCCACTTTCTGCTCCAAGGAATGGTGCATCATGGG GGCGTAGAGGTAGCAATCCTGTTCCAAACATTCCACCAACCTCCCGGACAAGAAAAGATTACAAAAGAATTGCTTAA
- the LOC132056236 gene encoding dual specificity protein kinase YAK1 homolog isoform X3 codes for MISKLQLVVRLTKDIVETYRICNPQFNYSEELNPKRFLTSPSVGVLNDGHDNANSDLILSVNLELVNLDTKRRYVVKDMLGHGTFGQVAKCSVDETNTFLAVKVIKNQPAYYQQALVEVSILTTLNKKYDPDDKHHIVRIYDYFVYQRHLCIAFELLDTNLYELIKLNHFRGLSLSIVQLFSKQILRGLALMKDAGIIHCDLKPENILLCTSVKPAEVKIIDFGSACMEDRTVYSYIQSRYYRSPEVLLGYQYTTAIDMWSFGCIVAELFLGLPLFPGASEFDLLRRMIKILGGQPPDYILKEAKNTGKFFKFVGNINQEECGPGPMSRSSVYQALTEEEYEARESKKPVIGKEYFNHMNLEAIIRKYPYKKTLAAEDSIKESQIRLALIDFLRGLVEFDPAKRWSPMQASKHPFVTGEPFTCPYRPAPETPRLSVSQNVKVDHHPAGGHWFAAGLSPNISGRNRVGVQSSPHYHQAMQYSHVGSYGSLGSHGSYHDGAALGSSYGSYGDSSNLHAFYSPAGPSGMHLYAQNGVSILGSSPDTRRFKQLPHGNGLGVSPGNFIPMSLGTSPSQFTPPSMYSQISAGSPGNYGPSSPSRSSVHGSPLGKMAAGSQYNRRKGWGYHGSYQSQEISSSSHWQGQVADGNNSSQANSPVFGHLHSNSNPRQQGSSSVNVGYSNNAHNITSSSMPGGHMQFQRTQGVLDKPEASNSLPDPGDWDPNYSEELLLQEDSPEMSNLTSEFSKGMHLGQSVVSQEPFTGVRRPNHISNLNPSMSQRPTGQTQAFLPGEVGSPPSGHHELHGAYMHTMANPSYLMPHFAQGSPSRLGQQPPLHRFSQGRTTAVHYNESHAKPQSSHSSYNTDAPLSAPRNGASWGKDSLVSLA; via the exons ATGATCTCAAAACTGCAGTTGGTGGTAAGGTTAACTAAAGATATTGTTGAGACATACCGCATCTGCAATCCTCAATTCAATTACTCTGAAGAATTGAATCCAAAGAGATTCCTGACGTCCCCATCGGTTGGCGTGTTGAACGATGGCCACGATAATGCAAACTCAGACCTCATTCTTTCTGTCAATCTTGAGTTGGTTAATTTGGATACAAAGAGAAG GTATGTAGTCAAGGACATGCTTGGTCATGGAACTTTTGGTCAGGTTGCTAAGTGCTCGGTTGATGAAACAAATACATTTCTTGCTGTTAAGGTCATCAAGAATCAACCAGCTTATTATCAACAAGCACTTGTTGAAGTTTCTATCCTGACAACA ttAAATAAGAAGTATGATCCTGATGATAAGCACCATATTGTCCGGATCTATGATTACTTTGTATATCAACGTCACTTGTGCATTGCTTTTGAACTGCTTGACACAAATCT GTATGAGCTTATAAAGTTAAACCATTTTAGAGGATTGTCATTGAGCATTGTCCAGTTGTTTTCGAAGCAG ATATTGCGTGGATTAGCACTTATGAAAGATGCTGGTATAATTCACTGCGATCTGAAGCCTGAGAACATTCTTTTATGCACAAG TGTGAAGCCAGCTGAAGTAAAAATTATAGACTTTGGATCAGCATGCATGGAGGATCGTACTGTTTACTCGTATATCCAG AGTCGGTACTATCGGTCACCTGAAGTCCTCCTTGGATATCA ATATACCACTGCTATTGACATGTGGTCATTTGGGTGTATAGTTGCTGAATTATTTCTAGGACTTCCGCTGTTCCCAGGAGCTTCAGAATTTGATCTTCTGAGGAGAATGATAAAGATACTTGG GGGGCAACCCCCTGATTACATACTGAAGGAAGCCAAAAATACCGGCAAGTTCTTCAAGTTTGTTGGGAACATTAATCAAGAAGAGTGTGGACCAGGTCCAATGAGCAGATCTAGTGTTTATCAAGCTTTGAcagaagaagaatatgaagcT AGAGAGTCAAAAAAGCCAGTAATTGGGAAGGAGTATTTCAATCACATGAACCTTGAGGCAATCATCAGAAAATATCCTTACAAGAAGACTCTGGCAGCGGAAGATAGTATTAAAG AGAGTCAAATACGATTAGCACTAATAGATTTCTTGAGGGGGCTTGTTGAGTTTGATCCAGCTAAGCGATGGTCACCTATGCAG GCATCAAAGCATCCTTTTGTGACTGGGGAGCCTTTCACGTGTCCTTATAGACCTGCACCGGAGACACCTCGACTG tCCGTTTCTCAGAATGTTAAGGTGGATCATCACCCAGCTGGAGGCCATTGGTTTGCTGCTGGTCTATCTCCTAAT ATTTCTGGCAGGAATCGAGTTGGAGTGCAGAGCAGCCCTCATTATCATCAGGCCATGCAATATTCACATGTAGGTAGCTATGGTAGCCTAGGAAGTCATGGTAGCTACCACGATGGTGCTGCGCTTGGTAGTAGTTATGGAAGTTATGGTGATAGCAGTAATCTTCATGCATTTTATTCGCCTGCGGGTCCCTCAGGGATGCATCTGTATGCACAGAATGGTGTATCAATTCTTGGGAGCAGTCCAGACACCAGGAGATTCAAGCAGCTCCCGCATGGGAATGGGCTTGGTGTCAGCCCAGGAAATTTTATTCCTATGTCTCTTGGAACGAGCCCTTCACAGTTCACTCCTCCTAGCATGTATAGTCAGATCTCCGCTGGTTCTCCAGGAAATTATGGTCCTTCGTCACCATCGAGGAGTAGTGTTCATGGATCACCTTTAGGGAAGATGGCAGCAGGTAGCCAGTATAATAGAAGAAAAGGGTGGGGATATCATGGTAGCTATCAGTCTCAAGAAATATCATCATCCTCTCACTGGCAAGGGCAGGTTGCAGATGGCAACAATTCTAGCCAAGCCAATTCTCCGGTTTTTGGTCATCTACACAGTAACTCAAACCCCAGACAGCAAGGATCAAGCAGCGTGAATGTTGGTTACTCTAATAATGCGCATAATATTACGAGTTCATCAATGCCAGGTGGGCATATGCAATTCCAGAGAACCCAGGGTGTTCTTGATAAACCTGAGGCTAGTAACTCATTGCCTGATCCAGGCGATTGGGATCCCAATTATAG TGAAGAACTGCTTCTGCAAGAAGATAGCCCAGAAATGAGCAACTTAACAAGTGAATTCTCCAAGGGGATGCATCTTGGTCAATCTGTCGTCTCTCAAGAACCATTTACTGGAGTGAGAAGACCAAACCACATCTCTAATCTGAATCCCAGTATGTCTCAGAG ACCTACAGGGCAAACTCAAGCATTTTTACCGGGAGAGGTAGGAAGCCCTCCTTCAGGTCATCATGAGCTGCATGGTGCATATATGCACACCATGGCAAATCCATCATATTTGATGCCTCATTTTGCACAAGGTTCCCCAAGCCGCTTAGGACAGCAGCCACCTCTTCACCGATTTAGCCAGGGGAGAACAACGGCTGTTCATTACAATGAAAGTCATGCGAAGCCGCAGTCATCTCATTCTTCGTATAATACGGATGCTCCACTTTCTGCTCCAAGGAATGGTGCATCATGGGGTAAAGATTCACTAGTCTCTCT GGCGTAG